A genomic region of Fodinisporobacter ferrooxydans contains the following coding sequences:
- the aroD gene encoding type I 3-dehydroquinate dehydratase gives MICTPLIGKDQDALVGELTKVIPKQPDLIEWRVDFFDGIANVNEVMDAAKRIKEIAGNTPILFTRRSHKEGGQPISLSEDEVVELYTTVCASQTVDLIDFELSNNPEHFQYLRKKSLENGIQMVASYHNFQSTPSSDVIVQKLTDAERAGADIGKVAVMPNSLEDVLTLLHGTLTAKSKLNIPVITMSMGGYGSLTRMFGGAFGSAVTFAVGENSSAPGQIPIEDLKTVLTIVQRSMGGN, from the coding sequence ATGATTTGTACGCCGTTAATTGGAAAAGATCAGGACGCCTTGGTAGGAGAATTGACAAAAGTGATTCCTAAGCAACCGGATCTCATTGAATGGCGTGTGGATTTTTTTGATGGGATTGCGAACGTCAATGAAGTGATGGACGCAGCGAAACGAATTAAGGAAATTGCGGGAAACACTCCGATTCTTTTTACGCGACGCTCACACAAAGAGGGTGGACAACCTATTTCTCTATCAGAAGATGAAGTAGTTGAATTATATACAACTGTTTGCGCGAGTCAAACGGTAGATTTGATTGATTTTGAATTAAGCAACAACCCGGAGCATTTTCAATATCTGCGCAAAAAATCACTTGAAAACGGTATACAGATGGTTGCATCCTATCATAACTTTCAATCGACTCCGAGCTCGGATGTTATCGTTCAAAAATTGACAGATGCTGAGCGCGCAGGTGCGGATATCGGGAAAGTGGCTGTCATGCCGAACAGCCTGGAAGATGTCCTCACTCTTTTACATGGGACGCTAACAGCCAAAAGCAAATTAAACATTCCGGTCATAACGATGTCGATGGGCGGATATGGTTCTTTGACCCGAATGTTTGGCGGGGCATTTGGTTCCGCGGTTACATTCGCAGTCGGTGAAAATAGTTCTGCGCCGGGACAAATCCCGATTGAAGATTTAAAGACAGTTTTGACTATTGTGCAACGATCGATGGGTGGGAATTAA
- a CDS encoding citryl-CoA lyase, producing MKNRSALDAYSNGAVWWDTAISDIKKNSIVLRGFPIEELIGTISYSQMLYLLLCGEVLSEKKARLLECVLVAGADHGPRAPSIAAARMAATCGISFNSCVATGINVLGDVHGGAAEKAMKLFYLTNSILEDDLQQSLSDVVNEQLNRLEKEKEKLPGFGHQLHDDDPRVRRLYQLAQALIDEGEISGQYLKMAEAYRTLLEERKKKKITMNVDGVSAAIQCELAIPAEAAKGIFALSRGMGIVAHAFEELQNGVLIKGPCPNREDLVRYSGPSIRHLEK from the coding sequence ATGAAAAATAGAAGTGCGCTCGATGCATATTCCAATGGGGCAGTTTGGTGGGATACTGCGATCAGCGATATCAAAAAAAACAGCATCGTCTTGCGGGGATTTCCCATTGAAGAGTTGATAGGAACTATTTCGTACAGTCAAATGCTGTATCTGCTTTTATGTGGAGAAGTATTGAGTGAAAAGAAAGCGCGTTTATTGGAATGCGTGCTTGTCGCTGGCGCCGATCATGGTCCGCGGGCGCCTTCCATTGCAGCGGCAAGAATGGCGGCAACTTGCGGTATTTCTTTTAATTCCTGTGTAGCTACAGGTATTAACGTTTTAGGTGATGTCCACGGCGGGGCTGCCGAGAAAGCAATGAAATTATTCTATTTGACAAATTCCATTCTCGAGGATGATCTGCAGCAAAGCCTTTCTGACGTAGTCAATGAGCAATTGAACAGACTGGAAAAAGAAAAAGAAAAGTTGCCGGGATTTGGCCACCAACTGCACGATGATGATCCGCGCGTGCGCAGACTGTATCAGCTTGCACAAGCTTTGATTGACGAGGGAGAGATTTCCGGTCAATATTTAAAAATGGCGGAAGCATATCGAACCCTCTTGGAAGAGCGCAAGAAGAAAAAAATAACAATGAATGTGGATGGCGTCTCGGCAGCGATTCAATGCGAATTGGCAATTCCCGCAGAAGCTGCCAAAGGAATCTTTGCTTTATCACGGGGGATGGGAATTGTCGCACATGCATTCGAGGAATTGCAAAACGGTGTTTTAATAAAAGGTCCATGCCCGAATCGCGAAGATTTGGTCAGATATTCCGGCCCTTCTATTCGCCATTTGGAAAAATAG
- a CDS encoding IclR family transcriptional regulator: protein MGEVEMLKKSKDSDSLRTVQRALDILNCFSLQETELTLTEIANKISLAKSTTTRLLGTLEQNGLIKKNQETLKYKLGSRLYYLGYIAGKSIQIREISHPFMKKLRDETTETVNLYLLENEFRVCVDQCESVQSLRHLVKIGERLPLWAGAGGKVLLAYQDREFQKQIFRYVDSEQRLQKLQSELSAIIEEGYASSQDEREVGLSAIAAPIFGVDGEVSACISVSGPTQRFTPDVMERIKVSLKQCASGISEHNGYMERKAANEK, encoded by the coding sequence ATGGGCGAAGTTGAAATGCTTAAAAAAAGTAAGGATAGCGATTCTCTACGGACAGTACAACGTGCGTTAGATATTCTGAACTGCTTTTCTTTGCAAGAAACAGAATTAACGCTAACGGAAATTGCCAATAAGATATCGTTAGCCAAGTCAACGACAACAAGACTGCTAGGAACGTTGGAGCAAAACGGATTGATTAAGAAAAACCAGGAGACCCTAAAATATAAACTTGGAAGTCGTTTATATTATTTAGGATACATTGCTGGAAAGTCAATTCAAATCCGAGAAATTTCCCATCCGTTTATGAAAAAATTAAGAGATGAAACAACGGAAACAGTGAATCTATATCTATTGGAAAATGAATTTCGCGTTTGTGTCGACCAGTGTGAAAGCGTTCAATCTCTGCGCCACCTAGTTAAAATTGGCGAACGGCTTCCGTTGTGGGCAGGTGCCGGCGGCAAAGTGCTTTTGGCTTATCAGGATCGGGAATTTCAAAAGCAAATCTTTCGTTATGTTGATTCAGAACAACGACTGCAGAAGTTGCAAAGTGAACTAAGTGCAATAATAGAAGAAGGGTACGCATCAAGTCAAGATGAAAGGGAAGTTGGTTTATCTGCGATTGCTGCCCCGATTTTTGGCGTTGATGGTGAAGTAAGCGCTTGTATTTCGGTGTCTGGTCCTACTCAGCGATTTACTCCTGACGTGATGGAACGTATTAAAGTGAGTTTGAAACAGTGTGCTTCCGGCATATCTGAACATAACGGTTACATGGAAAGGAAGGCCGCAAATGAAAAATAG
- a CDS encoding shikimate kinase, producing MNSVIPLRERNIAFIGFMGVGKTTIGELVANKLVRDFIDIDKEIENEYQMPTSEIFKTIGEKAFRKKERDYVEKFCQKRLQVISLGGGAFLQEEIRNICLSTCIIFFLDISWERWKERLNLIIDSRPVLQGRNLEEIEELFHKRREIYSIHNSKFTTDNLDAEEIADYITDSLKLAWELYEPQVD from the coding sequence ATGAATTCTGTTATACCACTTAGAGAAAGAAATATCGCTTTTATCGGGTTTATGGGTGTAGGAAAAACGACTATCGGCGAACTTGTTGCGAACAAACTCGTCCGGGATTTTATTGACATAGACAAAGAAATCGAAAACGAATATCAAATGCCGACATCAGAAATATTTAAAACAATTGGAGAAAAAGCTTTTCGTAAAAAAGAAAGAGATTATGTTGAAAAATTTTGCCAAAAAAGATTGCAGGTTATTTCTTTGGGTGGAGGTGCCTTTTTACAAGAGGAAATTCGAAACATTTGTTTGTCCACATGCATTATTTTCTTCCTCGATATATCTTGGGAGCGTTGGAAAGAACGGCTAAACTTAATCATTGACAGCCGACCGGTACTACAGGGACGCAATCTTGAAGAAATCGAAGAGCTTTTTCACAAAAGGCGCGAAATATACTCCATTCATAATTCAAAATTTACTACGGACAATTTAGATGCCGAGGAGATCGCCGATTATATTACAGATTCATTAAAATTGGCCTGGGAGCTTTATGAACCACAGGTCGATTAA
- a CDS encoding methyl-accepting chemotaxis protein encodes MNFIKQSFKLRLMILLSMILVIPCIAIGAFSYQSAKHDVKDQMLKSASENVQILNDSITEYMKAKMQDVDILAKELAASPITSMNGTNVGQDPAVRKQLDLYQNAHSEIELTYIGTDTGLFIGSPADKKNPPDYDPRKRPWYQQAMQNKGNVIITSPYKSQATGNMVVTIAKVTEDGHGVVAINVNLNTIDHMTNKVKIGTTGYIYILDKNSNSIVNPTYKPGEPIHTDWAKATFQSPSGTYLYRFNGQPKEEVFVTNSLTGWKIAGTMFENEFSDAAKSILYNTIVVTLLFMVLAILLVYFITNSTSKAIKQIVRICEKVTEGDLTEIIPVKRQDEIGRLAHRFNQMIESLRLVLAQVDEAAGQLASSSEELTASAEQTSRATEHIATTMQELAAGSDQQASHSNEGSIIITQMYGNVVHISENAQNVTSSANHASEVTQKGNRAIQTANNQMNAINKKVGETAEVVRTLGEYTQQIDKIVEVITGIASQTNLLALNAAIEAARAGEQGRGFAVVADEVRKLAEQSAHSAGQISDFIKKIQAESTNAIQAMDESIHAVTGGIAVVNEAETSFREIQEAIGHVTAQVEEITTAVEMITTSTEGVVHKIVAISELAETGANGVQTVSAASQEQLASMEEITASSDHLSKMAEELKMLTERFKVV; translated from the coding sequence GTGAATTTTATTAAACAGAGTTTCAAATTGCGTTTGATGATTCTGCTATCCATGATTCTTGTAATACCATGTATAGCGATTGGTGCATTTTCCTATCAGTCCGCAAAACATGACGTGAAGGATCAGATGCTGAAATCAGCATCAGAAAATGTACAAATTCTCAATGATTCCATTACAGAGTATATGAAAGCGAAAATGCAGGATGTAGATATTCTGGCCAAGGAATTAGCTGCATCTCCTATTACCTCAATGAATGGAACCAATGTAGGACAAGATCCGGCTGTTCGCAAACAATTGGATTTGTATCAAAATGCGCATTCCGAGATCGAACTTACGTATATTGGAACAGATACCGGTCTGTTTATAGGTTCTCCGGCGGATAAAAAAAATCCACCGGATTATGATCCGCGAAAACGCCCTTGGTATCAACAAGCGATGCAAAACAAAGGCAATGTAATTATTACAAGCCCATATAAATCACAAGCAACTGGGAATATGGTCGTTACGATTGCAAAAGTTACGGAGGACGGACACGGAGTAGTCGCAATCAACGTAAATTTAAATACCATCGATCACATGACGAATAAGGTGAAAATAGGAACAACCGGGTATATCTATATTCTCGATAAAAACAGCAATTCAATCGTCAATCCCACTTACAAACCAGGGGAACCCATTCATACGGATTGGGCAAAAGCAACCTTTCAATCCCCTTCTGGAACCTACTTGTATCGTTTTAACGGTCAGCCAAAGGAAGAGGTATTTGTCACAAACTCTTTGACGGGGTGGAAAATAGCTGGGACGATGTTTGAAAATGAATTTTCGGATGCAGCGAAATCCATTTTATATAACACAATCGTTGTTACACTTTTGTTTATGGTTTTGGCTATTCTGCTTGTGTATTTCATCACGAATTCTACAAGCAAAGCGATAAAACAAATCGTTCGTATTTGTGAAAAAGTAACGGAAGGCGATCTTACGGAAATCATTCCAGTCAAACGGCAAGATGAGATTGGAAGACTCGCACATCGTTTTAACCAAATGATTGAATCATTGCGGCTTGTTCTTGCGCAAGTCGACGAAGCGGCGGGACAATTGGCTTCTTCATCGGAGGAGTTAACTGCAAGCGCTGAGCAGACAAGCCGTGCGACGGAGCATATTGCCACAACCATGCAGGAGCTTGCCGCCGGTTCGGATCAACAAGCGAGTCATTCCAACGAGGGATCCATCATTATAACGCAGATGTATGGGAATGTTGTTCATATATCGGAAAATGCGCAAAATGTCACATCGTCAGCGAATCATGCAAGTGAAGTGACGCAAAAAGGAAATCGGGCGATTCAGACTGCCAATAATCAGATGAATGCTATAAACAAAAAGGTTGGAGAAACAGCAGAAGTCGTCAGAACATTAGGCGAATACACGCAACAGATTGATAAAATTGTAGAAGTTATCACGGGCATCGCAAGTCAAACCAATTTGTTGGCGCTCAATGCGGCGATTGAGGCTGCTCGTGCGGGGGAGCAGGGACGCGGTTTTGCCGTTGTCGCAGATGAAGTGCGAAAACTTGCAGAGCAATCGGCGCATTCTGCAGGACAGATCAGCGATTTTATAAAAAAGATACAAGCAGAGTCAACAAACGCAATCCAGGCGATGGATGAAAGCATACATGCAGTAACAGGAGGAATAGCGGTAGTCAATGAAGCCGAAACTTCCTTTCGTGAAATTCAGGAAGCAATCGGTCATGTAACCGCACAAGTCGAGGAAATAACAACGGCGGTTGAAATGATTACTACATCGACAGAAGGCGTGGTACATAAAATCGTTGCCATTAGTGAATTAGCTGAAACTGGCGCAAATGGAGTTCAGACGGTATCAGCAGCATCCCAAGAACAATTGGCTTCGATGGAAGAAATTACTGCTTCCTCGGATCATTTATCGAAGATGGCGGAAGAGTTGAAAATGCTGACGGAGCGATTTAAAGTCGTATAA